A window of Sebastes umbrosus isolate fSebUmb1 chromosome 6, fSebUmb1.pri, whole genome shotgun sequence genomic DNA:
CACACTGCTCAGCCAGACAAACCGGGAGTATTAGAGGGGCATCATGCTTGCAAGTACTGTGAAAAGATATTCACTACACACACCAACAAGCGACGACATGAGCGCAGGATCCACGAGCAACACGCGCAAGTCACACCCATGGAAAAAACCCAGCTGCCCCAAGAGGAACATCTTCAGAGGATATTCAGTGAAACATCACAACAGGAAACAGAGCTTGTTGACAATGCAGCACCTGCAGCTGCTCTGGAGAATGAAGTAAGACACTTCATGCTAGATGTCTCTAGCAATATTTCAGAGAATCTCAGCTTTTATATTGACGGAAAGATAGTGTCAACGAGTACAGTCAGTAGCTGTGAAGGGGCTGAGGTTCATTCTGGGTGTTCGACTTTAGTTGGACTGGACGCCCTGATTCTAGACCCAGCCCAAATCAGCCAGGTTTTAAATACAGAATCAGTTACAGGCAAAGAGATACCTGGTCAACCACTGGCCAAGAGAAGAACTGCAACACCACCTCTTTTACCGCAAATTAAAACTGAACTGGAGTCCGAGGTGGTTGTgtcttcttcctcatcttcaCTTGTATCTTCCTTAATAGAGAGTCTGCTTCCTCAGAATACCGAGTCTACAGTTGTGCAGAAGGAACgaactgtgtttctgtctccaaAGCTGAAGCAGCTCCTGGAGAAGCAGGACGGCCTTAAACCCACACTTGCTCTCATCGCAGACGGCCAGAAGCCTTGTtcacccgtctctctctctgtcctgccTGCTGGAACAGAAAGGTTTAAAAGAAGGACTGGGTCTCCACCAAGCTCTCCACTGCAAAACCCAACATCTAAAGAAGAAACAGCAGATAGTGGAGATTGTGACGCTGTAAGCACAAGGCAGATGGAGACCCAATCACCTGAGCACCAAACAGTCAACATGAAGGATGACACAACTCCACCTGTGGAGGAGCCAGCAGTGAAAGAGAGCTGGCCACCCACGACTGGCGGTAATTCCTGTAACCAGCAACCGCTGGATCTCTCTAATACAGTCAAGTCAAGAAGTGATGTAGCTTTAGCTGATGCCGTGCTGGATTTGAGTTTGCAAAAAAAGACCATATGTGAATCTGAACTGACATTAAATTTAGTTTCACAGGCAGGAAACTCAAATGCATGCATGGTGGAGACTGCCTTAATGAATATTGGTGAGCAAAATATAAGCTTTGGGAATCCTGATACCTCTTTACTCACAGACTTCACCATCCTTACAGGTCCAGATATGATGACCCCAATGGAGCCGATGGCAGAAGGACTTGTTTATGGGCTTGCACTTCCCTCCAATTCTCCTGCCTCCCTAACCCCTGTTGCCTTGCAGCCAGCTTCACCGTGCACTATAGCGTTTGCTTCCCCAGCCTCACACACAGTGCTCCCCACTGCTCCTTCATTGATAACAGTTTTGGCACCACCACATATTTCTAACCCTTCAAGCCAACCAATCCAGGTGTTAGCCCCGAATATATCTCCCGAGCCCCTGGTAATCTGCACGGAAAATGCGTTAAATTTTTCAGAGTGTGATTTAACGACTGCATTTGCCACTACAAATTCTGCGAACCCCGTCACTCTCTCCCAATCCCTCGACCCAACTCTAAATCTACCCGGCCATGTGTTTCTCTCTGATCAGATAGCTCTGACTCCGCCAATAGTTGAGTCCACTTCTATGTCAGAAATGCCGTTCACGCCCAGTGTAACTTTAAATGACTCCCTCATCAATTCTTACAACATAACCAGCAACACGGTGTTGATAGAGTGCACAATAGCTCTTGAAGCCCCAGGGAGTATCATCCCTGCTGCGGTTACTTTACAAGAAAACACTGCTGAGCCTCCAGCACCTCCACAGATGGTTGTTAATCGTATAGAGCAGCAACAGATTGTATCAGTGCCCAACCCTCAAACTGTTGACCCCACTATTCTTATGTCCTCCATCGCAGAATCAGTAACTCTATCCACCACCTCAGTGATTTCTGATTGTCCCACTGTGGGTGAATCAAGTCCTGACCCAGAGTTTGTTGTTAATGCAGAGCTGCCGACCATAAAAGAGGAGGAAGCTGCTGACAGTGCCATTTCCATTCCATCAAAAACCTCTCCGTCTTCTGAAAAACCTGAAGAGGACGAACCCACAAACAACATGCCGAGTGATGCACAACAGCAGACTTTCACCAAGAATTTCATCTGCAATGTGTGCGATAAGCTTTACCACTCAATGAAAGAGCTGGGCCATCATGTAGGCGACCATGCTGACGAATGGCCATACAAATGTGAGTTCTGCGTGCTGCTCTTTAGCAAACCCTGCGCTCTGCTCGATCATCGATCGAGCCTACACGGTGTCGGCAAGACTTATGTTTGCAGTGCATGTACAAAAGAGTTTGTCTACCTTTGTAATCTGAAACAACATCAGGAGGAATTACATCCTGGCCAGCAGTGTACatacacagaagaagaaaagggaaaGCTAAGACTTCAGAACTACAATATCACAACAAAAGACAACACAGAGCCCTCGGCGTTGCCCGATACTGCAGATGAACCCGAGGTGAAAAAGGAGGAAGGGGAAGAAGATGTGGCTGCTGAAGAACtgtttacaacaataaaaatcaTGGCCTCAGATGGAGCCAAAATCAAAGGGCCTGATGTTCGACTTGGCATTAACCAACATTATCCCAGCTTTAAGCCCCCTCCATTTCCCTACCATAACAGATCCCCCGCTGGCTCAGTGGCATCAGCCACAAACTTCACCACCCACAACATCCCACAAACCTTTACTACGGCTATTCGGTGCACCAAGTGTGGGAAGAGCTTTGATAACATGCCAGAGTTACACAAGCACATCCTTGCTTGTGCAAATGCCAGTGATAAAAGGCGATACACGCCCAAAAGGAATCCCATCCCACTGCGCCACTTTGCAAAGGCTCAAAATGGAGTTCTGTCAACCACTAATTCTACCAATGGACTGAATGCCTCGAACAGACCCAGCCAGTCAAACAGGtccaaacctaaccaagaatCACCAGTAAATGTGAAGTTCAAGGTGCTGaacaaaaggaagaaaaagttGGTCCAGAGGGTCATGCCACAGAGGAACAAGTCAGTCCCTTcatcaaataaaatgtcaccTGCACAGGTGGACGAGCAGCAGGAGATCTTTGTCTGCCCACACTGCAGCAGGGAGTTCACAATGCGCCGCAGCAGAACCAAACACATGGCGGTCTGCCCCAAGAAACCTAAAGAGgtgaagaaaaggaaagaaggaggaaTCTCTGTGACCAAGGAAAATGATGGACACCTGCGTAGAGGGGTTGAAGAGAAACAAGCCTCACCTCAGCATAAAACCAGACTCCAGAGTTCTGCTAAAAGGCCAGCTATCCTACCGGTGCAAACCGTCTTCTCGAACAAGAGaagtaaaataattataaaagaGAGCACGCAGCCAAAACAAGAGACGCCCACTCTGAATGAACTTCCCATTGTTCGCACTTTCAACCCCTCTATGCGCCAGTATAGCAGAATGCAGCACAGTGTCAAAGGACTCCCCATTAAAATCACCATAGTGAAACCACAACAGGCTGCATCACAGAAGGATGAGCTGCCTCCCACCCTGAGCCGGGAGGACGCAACCGGAGCCGTCACCAGCAGCTCTGAGCAGAGTCCCACAGCCTGAAGACGACTCAGCAGCCCAGCGGGGATCGGCAGGTAGTTAAAGCAGTTCATTtgcaaaatgatgatgataataagaCATGCACAGTAATTCCTCATTTGTTCAGGTGAGATAGGTACTACAGTATATGGTTGCATGagttacttatccatagtcagcaGTCCAAAGTCAGCACGCCTGTCTGTTTGGAGAATGTTTTCtcaatatatgttttattttgttttgtttccagggCCCTGCTGTGTGGAGCTCCTCATACATACTTGTGTCATAGTGATACTAAAGGGACATAACTGCTAATCACACTGTAAACTCCATGGACTGCAGAGTGCATCACACTGTACAATAAATGACTGAGGACGGATAAAACGGACGACTGAGGATACTGCAGTGAGTGAGTGGATGTATTTAACggagtatttgaatgcttttgtAGTAGTTTGGAGTTTTGTAGATTTCTCCTTCACTTCACAAACTTTCTGTCAACGGCTTGGATTTGCACTTTGAAGTTAATCTGACTGCTTCATGTCACAAATTGGAAAGGAAGTGGGAGGAATTGAGCTGGAAAGCTGCTCTCATTTCCTACTTGGTTGGGTTATTTAGAGAGGAGAGCAGGTGGCAATCATTCTCAGCATGCATTTGCACTTTTCCTTATCTGTTGTCTGTGGCCTTTTGGTTTTTACTGCATGCTTTGAGCTTATACTACAGCTATGTTAATTTAGGATGGATTATGTTGATGCAATTAGGCCTTAAACGCTGAATCTGGTGTTACTCTGTTGGTCTGATTGACAATAACCAGTTCTTCTAAACAGAAGGATCATAGAAGAGTAACACATTATAGAGTAACATTGGCCACAGGCTACCTATCAAAATTCTTGTTTAGGATTTCAGCAGTGTTGATTTCTATTAGGAAAGTCAGTGTTTTCATTATTGGTGTGAATGTAACATTGGTAGATTTAATGCTACAGCCTTTGCAAATCAAAGTGTATATAATCTGGTTGGCccagttgttatttatttgtatgttttgagaataattatctttatgTGCCATCAAATGTATAGAAATATGATGAAGAATAAACATAGTTTAGTGTTTCCCACATATGGAATACACAAGTCAAAAGTCTGTGTTGAAGTGCAGATTACTTAAAAACAATGCATGGATGTGCATTTATAAAAGGGCTTCCCTATATAGCCTGATCCCATATGTTGGATTTTGGAGTTTATAGGTCacctaaggctgtcaaagttaacgcaataataacacattaacgcaaattaattttaacgccactaatttctttaaggcattgacgcaacttgtgatttttaggttgtagcggacatcatatgaaactacaaaacctaatgaatcaattagtaccaaccatgtcatactagcttgtcgcgaaggaggctaaataacgctccaaagttgggctacattttgttgaggaaaaactgtcatggccatttccaaaggggtcctttgacctctgacttccagatatgtgaatgtaaatgggttctatgggtacccacgagtctcccctttacagacatgcccactttatgataatcacatgcagtttggggtcaagtcatagtcaagtcaccACACTGACAGCGGTTGTTGCCTGTAGGGCTGCAgtgtgccatgttatgatttgagcatattgttttatgttaaatgcagtacctgtgagggtttctggacaatatctgtcattgttttgtgttgttgattgatttccaataattaatatatacatgcttttgcataaaacagcatattagtccactcccatgttgataagagtattaaatacttgacaaatctccctttaaggtacattttgaacagataaaaaatgtgtgattaatcgcgattaattatggacaatcatgtgattaaatctttttgacagccctaaggcCACCACAAATAAATTCTCAACTTCTGGGAAACAGTTTGAAGTATTGGCACTGCAATTCCAAACAGAAGTACTATATAATCTGCACAGCTTGGATGCATCGTTGCCACTTTTACAATAATAAGAGTTCAATTCTAAATTGACAGAGCCACTCCGGCGCTTGGCCTCGCTGCATTTCTTCCTGAAATCCTGAAATATTTATGGTAGTCCGGTTTAGGCTCGTAGGCTTTATTTTGCACCTGTTTCACAAAATGCTTGTCAGAAATATGATTTTGACTATAAATCTTTCATATTAGAAATACAGTCTGTTTAGGTCTTTGTCATCCGTAGCGTACAGGCATTTGCTTATAATCTGTTGTCAACAGTTTATTGTGTGAAGTGTGTATAATGAACTCCAACatgtataaatcacaaaatgtaaatgtaagatCAGTTATGGGGTCATTTCTGCTGGAACCCTGTAGAGACGTATGGAAATGTTTGTGGCAAGTTGTCACTAATCTCAAAGAGTGTAATGAATTTTATCTGTTTAATTTAAGATCCAGTTCTATACAGGGtagttattatcattatgattGAATTGAGTTATATTAATTTGGGAAAACTAAAacttatatatagtataagaGTATAATGGCACctcttattttacatttttgcctTTCCAACCCTGGctggtaataataatatctccttcattcagacagacagactgcaaCGTGTTGAATGTACAGGGCGGTTTGGGAGACTGTTATTTAACTGTGAAAAGTGCTTGTAGCATTTCCAAGTGTAAATTGAGtcatgtatatttattaataatttaaaaatcatGTAATCGAAATATCAGAACAGTTCCTCTGTATGATTTGCACTAAAGTTTTTTCAAGCGAGTGTTCAAAATAAATGGAGAATGTGGAAATTATGTGTGTGAAACTTTCTTTAGTTGAACGTATCCTTCTGCATTATGTGCCTCACTAGAAAGTAATAAAATGTCCAGGAGGCGGCACACTTTCCTCACTTTAACCACTGGATTCAATAAAGAGGGGATTTTGTAATACCACTGCATCTCTTCTGCAGAGAATCCATTCACAGTGACACATGTTTTTCATCCTATTTTTAAAACATGCTCTCCACCATCAGTATATTAACATTTGGAATTTGGATGCAAAGATATCCGGCCTGTGACCTGTTTTCTGGGAAAGCAGTGAATAATTTTGCAGAGAAACTATTAACTGTTAACATTTGTTTATCCCGTTTTTATCCTTCATATTTAATATCTACATTTAAAGGTACAACGAAGATCGCACATGACTGAGGAACAAAGAGACGAACCAAACATCAGAAGATGCAACGATTATGTGTGacacttttttcattttctactCCAGTATAAGGGATGAATAAGATTACTCAGCTTTACTAGAGACTAGCAGGTTGGTTGAGCAGTTTAATCCAAAATACCATAACTGCAGCATCAGAATACTTGAACTTTCCTTTTTCCTAATTAACAGCAGCTTAAATGGAAACACAGATGGAAGTTTaattgtgttcaaatgtaatattaaaggtcatattgatgacatttttatgtagatgaataattaaaaaaggtgTCAAATATAAGTATGgctttttctaaaaataaaaaaaaatattgtgattatgaattgatcatttttaaattttcgACGGGTCCAAaaggaatgttttgtttatctctgttaaAAATATCTGACAGTCGTtttccacttctaacaaggcttgtgagccaacagtACAACAACGTTGGTATCGCGTGGTATTGTATCTCTGGGACAtcagcgatcaagttgccagttagtttGGAAAAAACGGAACAGCAGGAGACAcgcaaaattcacgagtgggattaATACTTACTGATGTACTTTATAAGGGGTGGAAGCAACAAAAATTAACTGATAAAcatggaggtgatgaagatgcatgtgaaatgaaaaatggagtCATAATTCATCAAGtgatttgattcatttaaaaGCTGATTTGACAAAAAACTGtcgtgatatgatgaaaaccGAGGTCGTTTCATCATTTATTTCCCCgtcttacattcatcattctCAACACAAAATTGCCATTTATTAAGGAAAGTGGCCTCGAGGATGGAAGTCACAAAAACTAATTGAAGAAAAGGGATGAAAACGCTTGATGTGCAATGAATCTGTTTTCCCTTATATCACaactgttttagtcaaatcagcttttaaatgaatcaaatcaCTTGATTATTTATCTCTCCATTTTTCATCTCACATCCATTTTTCCGGCTCTACAATTCTACAttttcatttagcagacgctttCGTCTGAAGCGTCATATATCTGacacaagcaaggatctagataggagggaacaagcATGAGTTAAgtgccaacaacagcttcaagtctGATCAGATGTAGGTGCCGACAGCCAGTGCACGGAGGCAGCGCACAGGGTGGATAGaagcagttttatttatttatttatttgtcatcaACATCACTAACATTATCAACAACGCCATCAATGTCATCATCATGAATATCCTCATCATCAGCAACTTCCTCAATATCATCAATAGCATCATCAACAGCATTTATAGCATCATCAATATCAATAGTATCATCAATAGCATCATCAATAtcatcaatatcatcatcaATATCATCAATAGCATCATCAATATCATCTATAGCATCAATGTCATTAGGTGCTCCAGTTTTCAATTCACATccattttcatcacctccatttttatcaattttgtttatggatcttccaccgctactgaggctcctgacggtgtattaaatgaataaagtgtaaaatagccaatatgtcttgtttgttccttgttactgatagagagttcaatcatccaatccatcaaacaactcaaaacaagagtcagtaccaacaggagaatacactgtttaccattgacggagcattttggcaaatatttcttgggcgctacccacataatcagctgtgctgctcatcccacaaatgcatgatccttacaagttggacatcattgtgaaggtaaataaacaggctttctaaccatgtaatacaaaatacaatgatcattagcattgtaacaacagagaaataatccaccaatcacaagtttccaaactttttttcccagtttatatgcAATAAAACGTATGTGCACTTGCTTTAGCTGGAGATCACACAAAGAACCTTCATCCCTGTGAGTCAATAACAGTGACGCACCAAGAAATCTAATCTGCTCAGGCAACAATTTTGTGGGAAAAAGTCTAATTAGTGAAGTTAGCTGTGGGTGGAGAACTGGTGGAAAAGGGCAGCAAATAACATGAGTGAACGCAGGAGAGCAGAGTTTGTTGGTAAAAATAAAGAGGCGCTAAGTTTGCTTGAGAAGCTGTAAATTAAAACGTGGCAAGAAGTATAGCTGCTGTGTGAAAGCTGCTGTGATGTGAGAAACGTGTGAGGAAAAGGTCCAATCAGCTAAACGCAGAACACCTGTTTCCACTAGCTGTAATCACACCCCTCATTCAACCAATCCTCATTCAACAAGTACAACACTTTATCTCTTTGTTTAGTTGGTCTCAGCAGTGAGTGGCTGAACAAGTTGATATACCACAATATAAGTTCTATTAGTTCTATTAGTAAAGAGTCAGAGCTGCAGCTGTAACTCTGCTAGCTTCTAGCTGGCAGTTTGATATTGGAAGGAATGTGCAGAAGATCCTTCAATGATCCTGCAAATGCTTTCCAATCAGAGGTAAGTGTTACATGACCTTCTGGGTTTTATTAATgcatctttaaaggtcccatatcgtgctcattttcagcttcatgtttgtattttgggtttctgctaaaacatgtttacatgctttaatgttcaaaaaacacattatttttctgtctgtctgaatttacctgtattcacgctctgtctgaacccccgttttagtgcatttcaacggaactgtgttgctaggaaacagcttgggtccatgtttgcatcctgtcagctgatgtcattcacatacactgcaacagggaataaactgggacacatttagaatgtttacatttaaaaccatgaaatggtctaaatattgtatattcgtgacatcacaaatggacagaaatcctaatggcttgtttcaaacgcacagtttctgaatacgggctgtgtgtatttctccatggattgagtgttttgatactttcacactatttatatatcacttaaacctgctttataacataaaagacatgaaaatctaactttttacaatatgggacctttaagaaaaacagaTGATCAGTGATTGTAATGTGATATCCAGTTTGGCTGCTGGAGAATTCCCATTTctaccatttaaaaaaacaaccaacacTTCCTTTTTTAGTAGGCTGTGCAGTTGTTTctgaataataatgataaaatgaagatataataatgataataaatactcaATGTTACAGTAGAGTGACACGTCTGCAACCAAATATTAAAATGGTTAGCTTATATCTTTACAAGATATCATATTTTGTGAAGACGTTGGCTCACTCTATCACTCTGTAACTCCATATATGTAGGGTGTTTCTCTTATTATTAAATGAATAGTCTAATATCttggaaaatatgcttaaagctgatttatttactggggctgtcaatcgattaaaacgtttaatcacatgattgtccatagttaatcacggtTAATCGCaggtttttttatctgttcaaaatgcaccttaaaaggagatttgtcaagtatttaatcctcttatcaacatgggagtgggcaaatatgcttgttttatgcaaatgtatgtatatatttattattagaaatcaattaacaacacaaaataatgacagatattgtccagaaaccctcacaggtactgcatttaacataaaacaatatgctcaaatcataacatggcaaactgcagcccaacaggcaacaacagctgtcagtgtgtcagtgtgctgacttgactatgacttgccccaaactgcatgtgattatcataaagtgggcatgtctgtaaaggggagactcgtgggtacccatagaacccattttcattcacatatctggaggtcaaaggtcaaggtacccctttggAGATGAACATGacaggttttcctcgccaaaacaagctagtatgacgtggttggtcccgatggattctttaggttttctagttccatcttgcattaatgcgttaaagaaattagtggcgttaaaatgaatttgcgtaaACACGTTATTAcggtgttaactttgacagccctattacaaAGACAATACATCTTGGAATTAGCAGAAGCCCCGACGGATCACTTCACCCCTTTTTAAATTTAACATGGAGGTtgattttaatttagtttttttaattttaaa
This region includes:
- the prdm2a gene encoding PR domain zinc finger protein 2 isoform X1; this encodes MEDSPHLYISEFGDNEDMEEEEDDDIYQVETNMESDMTKSPYPDLHEHPNQDTETDWSSFPCQHCERHFTSKQGLERHMHIHALVNTQAHACKSNKSNMSFGSNVGQLQQEKTKPLDSEDSVMQLHTSSPTSSNTSSLLAGDHTAQPDKPGVLEGHHACKYCEKIFTTHTNKRRHERRIHEQHAQVTPMEKTQLPQEEHLQRIFSETSQQETELVDNAAPAAALENEVRHFMLDVSSNISENLSFYIDGKIVSTSTVSSCEGAEVHSGCSTLVGLDALILDPAQISQVLNTESVTGKEIPGQPLAKRRTATPPLLPQIKTELESEVVVSSSSSSLVSSLIESLLPQNTESTVVQKERTVFLSPKLKQLLEKQDGLKPTLALIADGQKPCSPVSLSVLPAGTERFKRRTGSPPSSPLQNPTSKEETADSGDCDAVSTRQMETQSPEHQTVNMKDDTTPPVEEPAVKESWPPTTGGNSCNQQPLDLSNTVKSRSDVALADAVLDLSLQKKTICESELTLNLVSQAGNSNACMVETALMNIGEQNISFGNPDTSLLTDFTILTGPDMMTPMEPMAEGLVYGLALPSNSPASLTPVALQPASPCTIAFASPASHTVLPTAPSLITVLAPPHISNPSSQPIQVLAPNISPEPLVICTENALNFSECDLTTAFATTNSANPVTLSQSLDPTLNLPGHVFLSDQIALTPPIVESTSMSEMPFTPSVTLNDSLINSYNITSNTVLIECTIALEAPGSIIPAAVTLQENTAEPPAPPQMVVNRIEQQQIVSVPNPQTVDPTILMSSIAESVTLSTTSVISDCPTVGESSPDPEFVVNAELPTIKEEEAADSAISIPSKTSPSSEKPEEDEPTNNMPSDAQQQTFTKNFICNVCDKLYHSMKELGHHVGDHADEWPYKCEFCVLLFSKPCALLDHRSSLHGVGKTYVCSACTKEFVYLCNLKQHQEELHPGQQCTYTEEEKGKLRLQNYNITTKDNTEPSALPDTADEPEVKKEEGEEDVAAEELFTTIKIMASDGAKIKGPDVRLGINQHYPSFKPPPFPYHNRSPAGSVASATNFTTHNIPQTFTTAIRCTKCGKSFDNMPELHKHILACANASDKRRYTPKRNPIPLRHFAKAQNGVLSTTNSTNGLNASNRPSQSNRSKPNQESPVNVKFKVLNKRKKKLVQRVMPQRNKSVPSSNKMSPAQVDEQQEIFVCPHCSREFTMRRSRTKHMAVCPKKPKEVKKRKEGGISVTKENDGHLRRGVEEKQASPQHKTRLQSSAKRPAILPVQTVFSNKRSKIIIKESTQPKQETPTLNELPIVRTFNPSMRQYSRMQHSVKGLPIKITIVKPQQAASQKDELPPTLSREDATGAVTSSSEQSPTA
- the prdm2a gene encoding PR domain zinc finger protein 2 isoform X2, coding for MEDSPHLYISEFGDNEDMEEEEDDDIYQVETNMESDMTKSPYPDLHEHPNQDTETDWSSFPCQHCERHFTSKQGLERHMHIHALVNTQAHACKSNKSNMSFGSNVGQLQQEKTKPLDSEDSVMQLHTSSPTSSNTSSLLAGDHTAQPDKPGVLEGHHACKYCEKIFTTHTNKRRHERRIHEQHAQVTPMEKTQLPQEEHLQRIFSETSQQETELVDNAAPAAALENEVRHFMLDVSSNISENLSFYIDGKIVSTSTVSSCEGAEVHSGCSTLVGLDALILDPAQISQVLNTESVTGKEIPGQPLAKRRTATPPLLPQIKTELESEVVVSSSSSSLVSSLIESLLPQNTESTVVQKERTVFLSPKLKQLLEKQDGLKPTLALIADGQKPCSPVSLSVLPAGTERFKRRTGSPPSSPLQNPTSKEETADSGDCDAVSTRQMETQSPEHQTVNMKDDTTPPVEEPAVKESWPPTTGGPDMMTPMEPMAEGLVYGLALPSNSPASLTPVALQPASPCTIAFASPASHTVLPTAPSLITVLAPPHISNPSSQPIQVLAPNISPEPLVICTENALNFSECDLTTAFATTNSANPVTLSQSLDPTLNLPGHVFLSDQIALTPPIVESTSMSEMPFTPSVTLNDSLINSYNITSNTVLIECTIALEAPGSIIPAAVTLQENTAEPPAPPQMVVNRIEQQQIVSVPNPQTVDPTILMSSIAESVTLSTTSVISDCPTVGESSPDPEFVVNAELPTIKEEEAADSAISIPSKTSPSSEKPEEDEPTNNMPSDAQQQTFTKNFICNVCDKLYHSMKELGHHVGDHADEWPYKCEFCVLLFSKPCALLDHRSSLHGVGKTYVCSACTKEFVYLCNLKQHQEELHPGQQCTYTEEEKGKLRLQNYNITTKDNTEPSALPDTADEPEVKKEEGEEDVAAEELFTTIKIMASDGAKIKGPDVRLGINQHYPSFKPPPFPYHNRSPAGSVASATNFTTHNIPQTFTTAIRCTKCGKSFDNMPELHKHILACANASDKRRYTPKRNPIPLRHFAKAQNGVLSTTNSTNGLNASNRPSQSNRSKPNQESPVNVKFKVLNKRKKKLVQRVMPQRNKSVPSSNKMSPAQVDEQQEIFVCPHCSREFTMRRSRTKHMAVCPKKPKEVKKRKEGGISVTKENDGHLRRGVEEKQASPQHKTRLQSSAKRPAILPVQTVFSNKRSKIIIKESTQPKQETPTLNELPIVRTFNPSMRQYSRMQHSVKGLPIKITIVKPQQAASQKDELPPTLSREDATGAVTSSSEQSPTA
- the prdm2a gene encoding PR domain zinc finger protein 2 isoform X3, with translation MEDSPHLYISEFGDNEDMEEEEDDDIYQVETNMESDMTKSPYPDLHEHPNQDTETDWSSFPCQHCERHFTSKQGLERHMHIHALVNTQAHACKSNKSNMSFGSNVGQLQQEKTKPLDSEDSVMQLHTSSPTSSNTSSLLAGDHTAQPDKPGVLEGHHACKYCEKIFTTHTNKRRHERRIHEQHAQVTPMEKTQLPQEEHLQRIFSETSQQETELVDNAAPAAALENEVRHFMLDVSSNISENLSFYIDGKIVSTSTVSSCEGAEVHSGCSTLVGLDALILDPAQISQVLNTESVTGKEIPGQPLAKRRTATPPLLPQIKTELESEVVVSSSSSSLVSSLIESLLPQNTESTVVQKERTVFLSPKLKQLLEKQDGLKPTLALIADGQKPCSPVSLSVLPAGTERFKRRTGSPPSSPLQNPTSKEETADSGDCDAVSTRQMETQSPEHQTVNMKDDTTPPVEEPAVKESWPPTTGELPTIKEEEAADSAISIPSKTSPSSEKPEEDEPTNNMPSDAQQQTFTKNFICNVCDKLYHSMKELGHHVGDHADEWPYKCEFCVLLFSKPCALLDHRSSLHGVGKTYVCSACTKEFVYLCNLKQHQEELHPGQQCTYTEEEKGKLRLQNYNITTKDNTEPSALPDTADEPEVKKEEGEEDVAAEELFTTIKIMASDGAKIKGPDVRLGINQHYPSFKPPPFPYHNRSPAGSVASATNFTTHNIPQTFTTAIRCTKCGKSFDNMPELHKHILACANASDKRRYTPKRNPIPLRHFAKAQNGVLSTTNSTNGLNASNRPSQSNRSKPNQESPVNVKFKVLNKRKKKLVQRVMPQRNKSVPSSNKMSPAQVDEQQEIFVCPHCSREFTMRRSRTKHMAVCPKKPKEVKKRKEGGISVTKENDGHLRRGVEEKQASPQHKTRLQSSAKRPAILPVQTVFSNKRSKIIIKESTQPKQETPTLNELPIVRTFNPSMRQYSRMQHSVKGLPIKITIVKPQQAASQKDELPPTLSREDATGAVTSSSEQSPTA